A single window of Rhizobium indicum DNA harbors:
- a CDS encoding DUF930 domain-containing protein: protein MELAADTWDDGIRRGAAVSFALHVIAILLLLLLLPKAEPPLPLPDDGLSVEIVPQAVEQLKMPEPAKTPSPEQAKPEAAKPEAEPAAPVTNNPPAAVMPSVAPITLPVQKPAEFVEARQLFSDKLLADPRSRRAREALRDLAGSERNLQLCDLEALEQVRRAQPAMAPDVLAPYAMAAEKVSGNSVEVSGGAFRSKRKWYNIQFKCELDAGSGKVASFAFLVGDAIPQDEWQEHNLVADDGAADQ from the coding sequence ATGGAACTGGCGGCGGACACATGGGATGACGGGATCCGGCGAGGCGCTGCGGTGTCGTTCGCACTGCATGTCATCGCGATCCTGCTTCTGCTGCTACTGCTGCCGAAGGCGGAGCCGCCGCTGCCATTGCCGGATGACGGTCTCTCGGTGGAGATCGTCCCGCAGGCTGTGGAACAGCTGAAAATGCCAGAGCCCGCCAAGACGCCTTCGCCGGAACAGGCAAAGCCTGAGGCGGCAAAACCCGAAGCCGAGCCGGCGGCGCCGGTGACAAATAATCCGCCAGCTGCGGTAATGCCTTCTGTGGCACCGATTACTTTGCCGGTGCAAAAGCCGGCGGAATTCGTCGAGGCAAGACAGCTGTTTTCCGACAAGCTCCTTGCCGATCCACGCAGCCGCCGCGCCCGCGAGGCACTGCGTGACCTTGCCGGCAGCGAGCGCAATCTGCAGCTCTGTGATCTCGAGGCGCTGGAGCAGGTCCGCCGGGCGCAGCCGGCTATGGCGCCGGATGTGCTCGCCCCCTATGCGATGGCGGCGGAGAAGGTCAGCGGCAACAGCGTCGAGGTCAGCGGCGGCGCCTTCCGCAGCAAACGCAAGTGGTACAACATCCAGTTCAAATGTGAGCTCGATGCCGGCTCCGGCAAGGTCGCGTCCTTCGCCTTCCTCGTCGGCGATGCCATTCCCCAAGATGAATGGCAGGAGCACAATCTGGTGGCCGACGATGGCGCGGCCGACCAATAA
- a CDS encoding B3/B4 domain-containing protein, whose product MQFSHSDAIWQAFPELRAGTLHAEGIDVDADVEAAIAGFSAIAEARLAKAQEGEFPEIQAWRRGFSRMGLKPTQYRCASEALLRRFRQEHALPRLHPLIDLCNAVSLAFAIPVAVFDAEKIAGNLEVRRARGDETYLTFGGDSEHPEPDEVIFADGAGNAHARRWTNRQSGLSAVRETTRSVLIVAEALHVSAGEDMGKLVATVADALAGHWPVAAKTALLSLESPRFEF is encoded by the coding sequence ATGCAGTTCAGCCATTCCGATGCCATATGGCAGGCCTTTCCGGAGCTTCGCGCCGGCACGCTTCATGCGGAAGGGATCGATGTGGATGCCGATGTCGAGGCGGCGATCGCAGGCTTCAGCGCGATTGCCGAGGCCCGGCTGGCCAAAGCCCAGGAAGGCGAATTCCCCGAAATCCAGGCCTGGCGGCGCGGCTTTTCCCGTATGGGGCTGAAGCCGACACAATATCGCTGCGCGTCCGAGGCGCTGCTGCGCCGCTTCCGCCAGGAACATGCGCTGCCGCGCCTGCATCCGCTCATCGACCTCTGCAATGCGGTTTCACTCGCCTTCGCCATTCCGGTCGCCGTCTTCGACGCCGAAAAGATCGCCGGCAATCTCGAAGTCCGGCGAGCCAGGGGTGACGAGACCTATCTGACTTTCGGGGGCGACAGCGAACATCCGGAGCCGGACGAGGTGATCTTCGCAGACGGTGCGGGAAACGCGCATGCGCGGCGCTGGACGAACCGGCAGAGCGGGCTTTCGGCCGTGCGGGAGACGACGCGTTCGGTGCTGATTGTTGCGGAGGCCCTGCATGTTTCCGCCGGCGAGGATATGGGGAAGCTGGTCGCCACAGTTGCGGATGCGCTCGCGGGGCATTGGCCGGTGGCAGCCAAAACGGCGCTGCTGAGCTTGGAATCGCCGCGTTTCGAATTCTAA
- a CDS encoding DUF930 domain-containing protein yields the protein MWLDAAGFRGHIAAVTEEDVEPAEAQHETGKQRPEIRWGVVASVAAHIPIVALLIFGLPKIEPKPVEDESVKVELVPPPEEKKPEPKPKEKPPEPKPPEQAKKEPPPPPPPPPPASKTPKQAKPRPMPTLNPVIEFGDRNSGPEKSFAGNSSQGETKPATTPPQHDAEPEQMPTQAAAEKPETETPASKPVPDDVKLPEVATTDVSPKPNGPPTDVSGEATTSIEQAKPPEQKTAEKPKAVAKNNDLPKAKTLFSRMGDGNLLAQTAIDGLPRKERVATLCTTELQGQLVHGSPSYFPSALPSFGLRSGTVLDVPDAAFGTAKGWYQVRFRCELDEDATKVVSFAYEVGGLIPRSQYAKYEIRD from the coding sequence TTGTGGCTTGATGCTGCCGGCTTTAGAGGCCACATCGCTGCTGTGACAGAAGAAGACGTAGAACCGGCGGAAGCGCAGCACGAAACGGGAAAGCAGCGGCCTGAAATCCGCTGGGGCGTCGTCGCGTCCGTTGCTGCGCATATTCCTATCGTTGCTCTTCTGATTTTCGGGCTGCCGAAGATCGAGCCGAAGCCTGTTGAAGACGAGAGCGTGAAGGTGGAACTCGTCCCGCCGCCGGAGGAGAAAAAGCCGGAGCCCAAGCCCAAGGAAAAGCCACCGGAGCCGAAGCCGCCGGAGCAGGCCAAGAAGGAACCGCCCCCACCGCCTCCGCCACCTCCGCCGGCCAGCAAGACTCCCAAGCAAGCTAAGCCGAGGCCTATGCCGACCCTGAACCCTGTCATCGAGTTTGGTGACAGGAATAGCGGCCCCGAAAAATCGTTCGCGGGAAATTCTTCTCAAGGCGAAACCAAACCCGCAACAACTCCGCCGCAGCACGATGCCGAACCTGAGCAGATGCCGACACAGGCTGCTGCGGAAAAACCTGAAACTGAAACGCCTGCTTCAAAGCCCGTGCCAGATGATGTGAAGCTTCCAGAGGTTGCGACAACAGACGTTTCTCCGAAGCCCAACGGGCCGCCGACAGACGTGTCTGGCGAAGCCACGACCAGTATCGAGCAGGCCAAGCCGCCGGAGCAGAAGACCGCTGAAAAGCCGAAAGCGGTCGCTAAAAACAACGACCTGCCCAAGGCAAAAACGCTGTTTTCGCGCATGGGAGATGGTAATTTGCTTGCGCAGACTGCGATCGATGGCCTTCCGCGCAAAGAGCGAGTGGCCACGCTTTGCACTACCGAACTTCAGGGCCAACTGGTTCATGGTTCGCCGAGTTATTTCCCGTCCGCATTGCCTAGTTTCGGGTTGCGAAGCGGGACCGTCCTTGATGTGCCGGATGCAGCCTTTGGCACAGCTAAAGGCTGGTACCAGGTTCGCTTCCGTTGCGAGTTGGATGAGGACGCCACGAAAGTCGTGTCGTTTGCCTACGAAGTTGGTGGATTGATCCCCCGCAGTCAGTATGCGAAATATGAAATTCGTGACTAG
- a CDS encoding APH(3') family aminoglycoside O-phosphotransferase, protein MSIFQEDQPPSAGALDARLAGYRFERDALGRSAASVFRLEALGLPTLYLKVEEVGPFGELADEAARLRWVKASGLSCPGVIAEDSDGAHNRLLISALPGSDLASAPVLTPLARVELLAAALLDLHRLPIACCLFDHRLERRIAAAKARMQAGIVDETDFDEMRLGKSAEALFAELERQRPDGEDLVVTHGDACLPNFIASEEGFSGYIDCSRLGVADRYQDIALACSSVAHNFGEALVQPFLERYGLTAPDPARLDYYQLLDEFF, encoded by the coding sequence ATGTCGATTTTCCAAGAGGATCAACCGCCGTCGGCGGGCGCGCTTGATGCCCGTCTGGCCGGTTACCGGTTCGAACGCGATGCACTCGGCCGCTCCGCCGCAAGTGTCTTCCGGCTGGAAGCTCTCGGATTGCCGACACTTTATCTGAAGGTCGAAGAGGTCGGTCCTTTTGGCGAACTCGCCGATGAAGCAGCCAGGCTTCGTTGGGTCAAGGCTTCCGGTCTGTCCTGTCCTGGTGTCATTGCAGAGGATAGCGACGGTGCGCACAACCGGCTGCTGATCAGCGCGCTGCCCGGGAGTGACCTCGCCAGCGCACCGGTGCTGACGCCGCTTGCGCGGGTTGAACTGCTGGCTGCGGCACTTCTTGACCTGCATCGCCTGCCGATCGCATGCTGCCTGTTCGATCATCGGCTGGAGAGGCGTATCGCGGCGGCAAAAGCGCGGATGCAGGCCGGCATCGTCGACGAGACCGATTTTGACGAGATGCGGCTTGGAAAGAGTGCTGAGGCCTTGTTTGCCGAACTCGAGCGCCAGAGGCCGGATGGCGAGGATCTCGTCGTCACCCATGGCGACGCCTGCCTGCCGAATTTCATCGCGTCGGAAGAGGGATTTTCGGGCTACATCGACTGCAGTCGTCTCGGCGTCGCCGACCGCTATCAGGATATCGCGCTCGCCTGCAGCAGCGTCGCCCATAATTTCGGCGAGGCGCTAGTGCAGCCCTTCCTCGAACGTTACGGATTGACGGCACCAGATCCGGCAAGGCTGGATTATTATCAGCTGCTCGACGAGTTCTTCTAG
- a CDS encoding DMT family transporter codes for MSRQVQGYVYLALAMLTVGSTVVASKLIASSLPPFSATALRFAIAFPVFLVLMWATGARLPKLSREDRLILVVQAGAGSVGYTTLLISGLSLTSAADAGVIIGTLPVVSAAISILLLRERPQRALLLAVALATAGVLSIAFTPDAAGGALSGNALIFLAVVCEGLFILLNKKLKTEIAPLAQSTLMAGIGFIVAVIPAIFEAPFAHGISGSAVAAVVYYALVPTVGGFLLWYAGAERVSGTEAALFTALAPVSAVMLAFIILGEPVGLAQVAGIACVLAAVLGLAFAGSRTVKLARER; via the coding sequence ATGTCGAGGCAGGTTCAAGGGTATGTCTATCTGGCGCTGGCCATGCTGACTGTGGGAAGCACGGTCGTTGCCAGCAAACTCATCGCCTCAAGCCTGCCGCCGTTCAGCGCCACCGCATTGCGCTTCGCCATTGCCTTTCCCGTCTTTCTCGTGCTGATGTGGGCGACCGGCGCGCGGCTGCCGAAACTCTCCAGAGAGGACCGCCTCATCCTTGTCGTTCAGGCGGGGGCCGGCAGCGTCGGTTATACGACGCTGCTGATCTCCGGCCTCAGCCTGACCTCGGCGGCCGATGCCGGCGTCATCATCGGTACGCTGCCGGTGGTGTCGGCCGCAATCTCCATCCTGCTGCTTCGGGAACGGCCGCAGCGTGCCCTGCTTCTTGCCGTGGCGCTTGCAACGGCGGGCGTGCTGTCGATCGCCTTCACGCCGGATGCGGCCGGAGGGGCGCTCTCCGGCAATGCGCTGATCTTCCTGGCCGTCGTCTGCGAGGGGCTGTTCATCCTGCTCAACAAAAAGCTGAAGACGGAGATTGCGCCGCTTGCCCAATCGACGCTGATGGCCGGCATCGGCTTCATCGTTGCCGTCATCCCGGCTATTTTCGAAGCGCCTTTCGCACATGGTATTTCCGGAAGCGCTGTCGCCGCCGTCGTCTATTATGCGCTGGTGCCGACCGTGGGCGGATTTCTGCTCTGGTATGCGGGGGCAGAAAGGGTGAGCGGTACGGAAGCCGCGCTCTTTACGGCGCTAGCTCCGGTTTCCGCCGTCATGCTTGCCTTCATCATCCTTGGAGAGCCGGTCGGGCTCGCCCAGGTCGCCGGCATCGCCTGCGTGCTTGCGGCCGTGCTCGGGCTTGCCTTTGCTGGGAGCCGTACAGTGAAACTTGCCAGGGAGAGATAG
- a CDS encoding AraC family transcriptional regulator — translation MARNQFRMLRSALSGVEAVVAETHHSFARHTHEQFGIGLISAGAQSSLSGRGMVEAEAGDIITVNPNEVHDGAPIGEGRSWRILYFDPAIVTGLSREISESGAGRSEIPHPVIRNAAIAGRFETLFGAVTGGRAADGLFCEELLLQLVADVMRECSGTEERPLVPASIRAARNLIDDDPLAAVSLADLSRESGLSRFQVLRGFAKATGLTPHAYLVQARIHIARRLIAQGMPLAEAAFASGFADQSHMTRVFVRKYGLSPRLYAGAFL, via the coding sequence ATGGCGAGAAATCAGTTCAGGATGTTGCGCTCGGCGCTATCAGGCGTCGAAGCGGTGGTGGCGGAAACTCATCACAGCTTCGCGCGCCACACCCATGAGCAGTTCGGCATCGGCTTGATTTCCGCCGGTGCGCAGTCGTCCCTCAGTGGCCGCGGAATGGTGGAGGCCGAGGCCGGCGACATCATCACGGTCAATCCGAACGAGGTGCATGACGGCGCGCCGATCGGCGAGGGGCGGTCATGGCGCATCCTCTATTTCGATCCCGCCATCGTCACTGGTCTGTCGCGAGAGATCAGCGAAAGCGGGGCAGGGCGATCGGAAATCCCGCATCCTGTCATCCGCAATGCGGCGATCGCCGGCCGCTTCGAAACGCTGTTTGGTGCGGTGACCGGCGGCAGGGCGGCGGATGGGTTGTTCTGCGAGGAACTGCTTCTGCAACTCGTCGCCGACGTCATGCGGGAGTGCTCTGGTACCGAAGAGCGACCACTGGTGCCGGCGTCGATCCGCGCGGCTCGAAACCTGATTGACGACGACCCGCTTGCCGCCGTCTCGCTCGCCGATCTCTCCAGGGAAAGCGGGCTCAGCCGCTTCCAAGTGCTGCGCGGTTTTGCCAAGGCGACCGGATTGACGCCGCACGCCTATCTCGTCCAGGCACGCATCCATATCGCACGGCGGCTGATTGCTCAGGGCATGCCGCTGGCGGAAGCGGCCTTTGCCAGCGGCTTTGCCGATCAGAGCCATATGACGCGCGTCTTCGTGCGCAAATACGGCCTGTCGCCGCGTCTCTATGCCGGCGCCTTTCTCTGA
- a CDS encoding GYD domain-containing protein: MTTYILLINWTDQGIRNVRDSAKRLDAAKKLLTSVGGSINQFYLTMGGHDMVAVCEAPDDAVMAHFTLSLAMGGNVRTETLKAFPEAAYRDLIGSLG, encoded by the coding sequence ATGACCACTTACATTCTTTTGATCAATTGGACGGATCAGGGCATCCGCAATGTGCGCGACTCGGCAAAACGGCTCGATGCCGCGAAGAAATTGCTCACCAGCGTCGGAGGCTCCATAAACCAATTCTACCTGACGATGGGCGGGCATGACATGGTCGCCGTCTGCGAGGCGCCCGATGACGCCGTCATGGCGCATTTTACCCTGTCGCTGGCGATGGGCGGCAATGTCCGCACTGAGACGCTGAAGGCATTCCCGGAGGCCGCCTACCGGGATCTCATCGGCTCGCTCGGGTAG